Proteins from a genomic interval of Nocardia sp. BMG51109:
- a CDS encoding response regulator transcription factor, which produces MSIRVLVADDQALVRGGFVALLDAQEGIDVVGEADNGAHAVQMTRALRPDVVLMDIRMPVLDGLAATREIAADPELTAVKVVVLTTFELDEYVFEAMRSGATGFLVKHTEPADLVKAVRVVAAGDALLSPSVTRRLVAEFASRAKPAPAVELTGLTDREREVMRLVAEGLTNAEIAERLFLSPATARTHVSRILLKLDARDRTQLVVMAYESGLVRPGWQ; this is translated from the coding sequence GTGAGCATTCGGGTGCTGGTCGCCGACGATCAGGCGCTGGTGCGCGGCGGATTCGTCGCGCTGCTGGACGCGCAGGAGGGGATCGATGTCGTCGGGGAGGCCGACAACGGCGCGCATGCAGTGCAGATGACCAGGGCACTGCGGCCCGACGTGGTGCTGATGGATATCCGGATGCCCGTCCTCGACGGGTTGGCCGCCACCCGGGAGATCGCCGCCGACCCCGAGCTGACGGCGGTCAAGGTGGTGGTGCTGACCACCTTCGAACTGGACGAGTACGTCTTCGAGGCGATGCGTTCGGGCGCAACGGGATTCCTCGTCAAGCACACCGAACCGGCCGATCTGGTGAAGGCGGTGCGGGTGGTGGCGGCGGGCGACGCGCTGCTGTCGCCCAGCGTCACGCGGCGCCTGGTCGCCGAATTCGCCTCGCGTGCCAAGCCCGCGCCTGCCGTCGAGCTGACGGGGCTGACCGACCGCGAGCGCGAGGTGATGCGGCTGGTCGCCGAGGGCCTCACCAATGCGGAGATCGCCGAGCGACTGTTCCTGAGCCCAGCGACCGCGCGCACGCACGTGAGCCGAATCCTGCTGAAACTCGACGCGCGTGACCGCACCCAGCTGGTGGTCATGGCGTATGAATCGGGCCTGGTACGTCCGGGGTGGCAGTAG
- a CDS encoding YfbM family protein has translation MGMVMSFSRVTPAELNRIDANPENVHEFLWSLDRDGEPDGYLDKAWDGLRYLFEAAHLGLDLYMEGESIGSDGTLSAWDADLVHRAADLLRSTPFERLARCFDPGRMTAQNVYPNIWYEGAEALDYLRVNYDNLVRFFEFAAAGGSGAIMSFG, from the coding sequence ATGGGTATGGTGATGTCGTTCAGCCGGGTGACACCGGCCGAACTGAACCGGATCGATGCGAATCCGGAGAATGTGCACGAATTCCTGTGGTCGCTGGATCGCGACGGCGAACCGGACGGCTATCTCGACAAGGCATGGGACGGCCTGCGCTACCTGTTCGAGGCCGCCCACCTGGGGCTCGACCTGTACATGGAGGGCGAGTCGATCGGCTCCGACGGCACGCTGAGCGCATGGGATGCCGACCTGGTCCACCGCGCCGCGGACCTGTTGCGCAGCACGCCGTTCGAGCGACTGGCCCGCTGTTTCGACCCCGGACGCATGACGGCGCAGAACGTCTACCCGAACATCTGGTACGAGGGTGCCGAGGCCCTGGACTATCTGCGCGTGAACTACGACAACCTGGTGCGGTTCTTCGAGTTCGCGGCCGCCGGCGGTTCCGGCGCGATCATGTCGTTCGGTTGA
- a CDS encoding phytanoyl-CoA dioxygenase family protein: protein MLTETQIAEFVSAGFVKVDRAFPREVADAGREVLWRATGCDPDDRSTWTQPVIWLGDHAEEPFGQAVNTASLHEAFDQLVGPGRWLPRISLGSFPIRFPSSADPGGDGWHIDASFPGDDPDDFMTWRINLWSKGRALLMLFLFSDVDVDDAPTRIRVGSHLRMPKVLAPFGEDGVGMGSAGPGGMLEAYAATADLPEVRATGEAGDVYLCHPFLVHAAQPNRTGRPKFMAQPPLLSREPCTLNRPDDAYSPVEQAILRGLDGIPAASVETR from the coding sequence ATGCTGACCGAGACACAGATAGCGGAGTTCGTCTCCGCCGGGTTCGTGAAGGTGGACCGGGCGTTCCCCCGGGAGGTCGCCGACGCCGGGCGGGAGGTCCTGTGGCGGGCAACGGGCTGCGATCCGGACGACCGGTCGACGTGGACGCAGCCGGTGATCTGGCTGGGCGACCATGCCGAGGAGCCGTTCGGGCAGGCGGTGAATACCGCGTCGCTGCACGAGGCGTTCGATCAGCTGGTGGGTCCGGGGCGCTGGCTGCCGCGGATCAGCCTGGGCAGCTTCCCCATTCGCTTTCCCAGCTCGGCGGATCCGGGCGGTGACGGCTGGCATATCGACGCGAGCTTTCCGGGCGACGACCCGGACGACTTCATGACCTGGCGGATCAACCTGTGGTCCAAGGGCCGGGCGCTGCTCATGCTGTTCCTGTTCTCGGATGTGGATGTCGACGATGCCCCGACCCGTATCCGGGTGGGTTCGCATCTGCGCATGCCGAAGGTGTTGGCGCCGTTCGGCGAGGACGGCGTGGGGATGGGGAGTGCGGGCCCCGGAGGAATGCTCGAGGCGTATGCGGCGACCGCCGACCTGCCGGAGGTCCGAGCCACCGGCGAGGCCGGGGACGTCTATCTGTGCCATCCGTTCCTGGTGCATGCGGCGCAGCCGAATCGCACGGGGCGGCCCAAGTTCATGGCGCAGCCGCCGCTGCTGTCGCGTGAGCCGTGCACCCTGAATCGGCCCGACGACGCGTATTCCCCCGTCGAACAGGCGATTCTGCGTGGACTGGACGGTATTCCCGCTGCCTCGGTGGAGACCCGGTAG
- a CDS encoding ATP-dependent Clp protease ATP-binding subunit, producing MFERFTDRARRVVVLAQEEARMLNHNYIGTEHILLGLIHEGEGVAAKSLESLGISLEGVRSQVEEIIGQGQQAPSGHIPFTPRAKKVLELSLREALQLGHNYIGTEHILLGLIREGEGVAAQVLVKLGADLNRVRQQVIQLLSGYQGKEPVESGARGEQGTPSTSLVLDQFGRNLTQAALEGKLDPVIGRSKEIERVMQVLSRRTKNNPVLIGEPGVGKTAVVEGLAQAIVNGEVPETLKDKQLYTLDLGSLVAGSRYRGDFEERLKKVLKEINTRGDIILFIDELHTLVGAGAAEGAIDAASILKPKLARGELQTIGATTLDEYRKYIEKDAALERRFQPVQVGEPTVEHTINILKGLRDRYEAHHRVSITDGALVAAATLADRYINDRFLPDKAIDLIDEAGARMRIRRMTAPPDLREFDDKIADARREKESAIDAQDFEKAARLRDKEKQLVAKRAEREKQWRSGDLDVVAEVDDEQIAEVLANWTGIPVFKLTEEETTRLLRMEDELHKRIIGQEDAVKAVSKAIRRTRAGLKDPKRPSGSFIFAGPSGVGKTELSKALANFLFGDDDALIQIDMGEFHDRFTASRLFGAPPGYVGYEEGGQLTEKVRRKPFSVVLFDEIEKAHQEIYNTLLQVLEDGRLTDGQGRTVDFKNTVLIFTSNLGTSDISKAVGLGFTQSNSEGSNYERMKLKVNDELKKHFRPEFLNRIDDVIVFHQLTTDQIVEMVDLMIGRVGVQLKNKDMEMELTDQAKSLLAKRGFDPVLGARPLRRTIQREIEDQLSEKILFGELVAGQIVEVDVEGWDGEGAGEDAKFTFTGRDKPAKPAEDEGEPVAALAGESSAASGE from the coding sequence ATGTTCGAGAGGTTCACCGACCGCGCGCGGCGCGTCGTTGTCCTGGCCCAGGAAGAGGCCAGGATGCTCAACCACAACTACATCGGCACCGAGCACATCCTGCTGGGCCTGATCCACGAGGGTGAGGGTGTCGCGGCGAAGTCCCTGGAGTCCCTGGGCATTTCGCTGGAAGGTGTGCGCAGCCAGGTCGAGGAGATCATCGGGCAGGGCCAGCAGGCGCCGTCCGGCCACATCCCCTTCACCCCGCGCGCCAAGAAGGTGCTGGAGCTGAGCCTGCGCGAGGCGCTGCAGCTCGGCCACAACTACATCGGCACCGAGCACATCCTGCTCGGTCTGATTCGCGAGGGCGAGGGCGTGGCCGCCCAGGTGCTGGTCAAGCTCGGCGCCGACCTCAACCGGGTGCGTCAGCAGGTCATTCAGCTGCTGTCCGGCTACCAGGGCAAGGAGCCGGTCGAATCCGGCGCCCGCGGCGAGCAGGGCACCCCGTCCACCTCGCTGGTGCTCGACCAGTTCGGCCGCAACCTGACGCAGGCCGCGCTGGAGGGCAAGCTGGATCCGGTCATCGGCCGCTCGAAGGAGATCGAGCGCGTCATGCAGGTGCTCAGCCGCCGCACCAAGAACAACCCGGTGCTGATCGGCGAGCCCGGTGTCGGTAAGACCGCCGTGGTCGAGGGCCTGGCGCAGGCCATCGTCAACGGCGAGGTCCCGGAGACGCTGAAGGACAAGCAGCTGTACACCCTCGACCTGGGATCCCTGGTCGCGGGCAGCCGCTACCGCGGTGATTTCGAGGAGCGCCTGAAGAAGGTGCTGAAGGAGATCAACACCCGCGGCGACATCATCCTGTTCATCGACGAGCTGCACACGCTGGTCGGTGCCGGTGCCGCCGAGGGCGCGATCGACGCGGCCTCCATCCTGAAGCCGAAGCTGGCCCGCGGTGAGCTGCAGACCATCGGCGCCACCACCCTCGACGAGTACCGCAAGTACATCGAGAAGGACGCCGCGCTGGAGCGCCGCTTCCAGCCGGTCCAGGTGGGGGAGCCGACGGTCGAGCACACCATCAACATCCTCAAGGGCCTGCGCGACCGGTACGAGGCGCACCACCGGGTGTCCATCACCGACGGTGCCCTGGTGGCCGCCGCAACGCTGGCCGACCGGTACATCAACGACCGGTTCCTGCCGGACAAGGCGATCGACCTGATCGACGAGGCCGGCGCCCGCATGCGCATCCGCCGCATGACCGCACCGCCCGACCTGCGCGAGTTCGACGACAAGATCGCCGACGCCCGCCGGGAGAAGGAAAGCGCGATCGACGCGCAGGACTTCGAGAAGGCCGCGCGGCTGCGCGACAAGGAGAAGCAGCTCGTCGCCAAGCGCGCCGAGCGCGAGAAGCAGTGGCGTTCCGGTGATCTGGACGTCGTGGCCGAGGTCGACGACGAGCAGATCGCGGAGGTGCTGGCCAACTGGACCGGTATCCCGGTGTTCAAGCTCACCGAGGAGGAGACCACCCGTCTGCTCCGCATGGAGGACGAGCTGCACAAGCGGATCATCGGCCAGGAGGACGCGGTCAAGGCCGTTTCCAAGGCCATCCGCCGCACGCGTGCCGGCCTGAAGGATCCGAAGCGTCCGTCCGGTTCGTTCATCTTCGCCGGTCCGTCCGGTGTCGGTAAGACCGAGCTGTCCAAGGCGCTGGCGAACTTCCTGTTCGGCGACGACGACGCGCTCATCCAGATCGACATGGGCGAGTTCCACGACCGCTTCACCGCCTCGCGGCTGTTCGGTGCCCCTCCGGGCTACGTCGGCTACGAGGAGGGCGGCCAGCTCACCGAGAAGGTGCGCCGCAAGCCGTTCTCGGTCGTGCTGTTCGACGAGATCGAGAAGGCCCACCAGGAGATCTACAACACCCTGTTGCAGGTCCTGGAGGACGGCCGCCTCACCGACGGTCAGGGTCGCACGGTCGACTTCAAGAACACCGTGCTGATCTTCACCTCGAACCTCGGTACCTCGGACATCTCGAAGGCCGTGGGTCTGGGCTTCACCCAGTCCAACAGCGAGGGCTCGAACTACGAGCGGATGAAGCTCAAGGTCAACGACGAGCTGAAGAAGCACTTCCGGCCCGAGTTCCTCAACCGCATCGACGACGTGATCGTCTTCCACCAGCTCACCACGGATCAGATCGTGGAGATGGTGGATCTGATGATCGGCCGCGTCGGCGTGCAGCTGAAGAACAAGGATATGGAGATGGAGCTGACCGACCAGGCCAAGAGCCTGCTCGCGAAGCGCGGCTTCGACCCGGTGCTGGGTGCGCGGCCGCTGCGTCGCACCATCCAGCGCGAGATCGAGGACCAGCTGTCGGAGAAGATCCTGTTCGGCGAGCTGGTCGCGGGCCAGATCGTCGAGGTGGATGTCGAAGGCTGGGACGGCGAGGGTGCCGGCGAGGACGCCAAGTTCACCTTCACCGGCCGGGACAAGCCCGCCAAGCCGGCCGAAGACGAGGGTGAGCCGGTGGCCGCGCTGGCCGGCGAGTCCTCGGCGGCGTCCGGAGAGTAG
- a CDS encoding FHA domain-containing protein, which translates to MTAFHESFLRFIDDTGRQEEFVLSADRERVTIGRSQQADLTLSWDAEVSRLHASLEYLGAHWTIVDDGLSRNGTFVNGERLVGRRRLAPGDRIRMGTSLLSFHDFTGVADDATRTSTGSLPTLRSLTETQRAVLIALCRPYKNNAGFATPAPNQQIADELFLSVDSIKTHLRTLFSKFGVEDLPQNRKRVRLAMLAMQSGIISERDL; encoded by the coding sequence GTGACCGCATTTCACGAATCGTTCTTGCGATTCATCGATGACACGGGGCGGCAGGAGGAGTTCGTCCTTTCTGCCGACCGCGAGCGTGTCACGATCGGACGTTCGCAGCAGGCGGACCTGACCCTGTCCTGGGACGCCGAGGTGTCCCGCCTGCACGCCTCGCTGGAGTACCTGGGTGCACACTGGACGATCGTCGACGACGGCCTGTCCCGCAACGGGACGTTCGTCAACGGCGAGCGGTTGGTCGGCCGGCGCCGGCTGGCTCCCGGCGACCGCATCCGGATGGGGACCTCGCTGCTGTCGTTCCACGATTTCACGGGCGTCGCCGACGACGCCACCCGGACCTCGACCGGATCGCTGCCGACGCTGCGCTCGCTGACCGAGACCCAGCGGGCGGTGCTGATCGCGCTCTGCCGCCCGTACAAGAACAACGCCGGGTTCGCGACGCCCGCGCCGAACCAGCAGATCGCCGATGAGCTGTTCCTGAGCGTGGACTCGATCAAGACGCACCTGCGCACGCTGTTCTCCAAGTTCGGGGTGGAGGACCTGCCGCAGAACCGCAAGCGGGTGCGCCTGGCGATGCTGGCCATGCAGAGCGGGATAATTTCCGAGCGCGATCTGTAG
- a CDS encoding Lsr2 family protein, with the protein MAKKVTVSLIDDVDGESTADETVEFSIDGVSYEIDLSAANASKLRDGLEQWVTSARRVSGRRRSKPAGGTTGATKSRVSMDREQSAAIREWARRKGHKVSARGRISADITEAYNKEVGRSN; encoded by the coding sequence ATGGCAAAGAAGGTCACCGTTAGCTTGATCGACGATGTCGACGGTGAGTCCACCGCGGACGAGACCGTCGAGTTCTCGATCGACGGTGTGTCGTACGAGATCGACCTGTCCGCGGCAAATGCGTCGAAGCTGCGGGACGGGCTGGAGCAGTGGGTCACCAGCGCACGCCGGGTGAGTGGTCGGCGGCGGAGCAAGCCGGCCGGCGGGACTACGGGCGCGACCAAGAGCCGGGTGTCGATGGACCGTGAGCAGAGCGCGGCAATTCGGGAATGGGCGCGGCGCAAGGGGCACAAGGTATCCGCGCGCGGACGTATCTCCGCCGACATTACCGAGGCATACAACAAGGAAGTCGGTCGTAGCAACTAG
- the lysS gene encoding lysine--tRNA ligase, giving the protein MRIRREKRDRLLADGGQAYPVVVPRTHTLAEIRAAYPELAADTATGQQVGVAGRVIFTRNTGKLCFATLQEGDGTKLQAMISLNGVGADALAAWKADVDLGDVVFVHGEVISSRTGELSVMADSWSMAAKALRPLPVAHKEMSEESRVRQRYVDLIVRPEAREMARTRVRVVRALRNALERRGFLEVETPMLQTLHGGAAARPFVTHSNALDMDLYLRIAPELFLKRCVVGGLEKVFEINRNFRNEGADSTHSPEFAMLETYEAYGTYDDSARMVRELVQEVAQEVFGTQAVTLADGTEYDLGGEWNTVEMYPSLSDALGVVVTPETTVPELLKLADRVGLEIPPDKGYGHGKLVEELWEHTYGDKLYAPTFVRDFPVETSPLTREHRSEPGVTEKWDLYVRGFELATGYSELVDPVIQRERFIDQARLAAQGDDEAMRLDEDFLAAMEHGMPPTTGTGMGIDRLLMALTGMGIRETILFPIVRPTAR; this is encoded by the coding sequence ATGCGGATTCGCCGGGAGAAGCGTGATCGCCTGCTCGCCGACGGCGGCCAGGCGTATCCGGTGGTGGTGCCCCGCACGCACACCCTGGCGGAAATTCGTGCCGCCTATCCTGAGCTGGCGGCCGATACCGCCACGGGGCAGCAGGTCGGCGTGGCCGGGCGGGTCATATTCACGCGCAATACCGGCAAGTTGTGTTTTGCGACGCTGCAGGAGGGGGACGGCACCAAGCTGCAGGCGATGATCAGCCTGAACGGCGTCGGCGCGGACGCGCTGGCCGCCTGGAAGGCCGACGTGGATCTCGGCGATGTCGTTTTCGTGCACGGTGAGGTGATCTCCTCGCGCACCGGGGAATTGAGCGTCATGGCCGATTCCTGGTCGATGGCGGCGAAGGCGCTGCGGCCGTTGCCGGTGGCGCACAAGGAGATGAGCGAGGAGTCCCGGGTTCGTCAGCGCTATGTCGATCTGATCGTGCGGCCGGAGGCGCGGGAAATGGCGCGCACCCGGGTGCGGGTGGTGCGGGCGTTGCGAAATGCTTTGGAGCGCAGGGGTTTTCTCGAGGTCGAGACGCCGATGCTGCAGACGCTGCACGGCGGTGCCGCCGCACGGCCGTTCGTGACCCACTCGAACGCCCTCGATATGGACCTCTACCTGCGCATTGCTCCGGAGTTGTTCCTCAAGCGCTGCGTGGTCGGCGGCCTCGAGAAGGTCTTCGAGATCAACCGGAACTTCCGCAACGAGGGTGCCGACTCCACCCATTCGCCGGAGTTCGCCATGCTGGAAACGTACGAGGCCTACGGCACCTACGATGATTCCGCGCGGATGGTGCGGGAATTGGTGCAGGAGGTGGCGCAGGAGGTCTTCGGCACCCAGGCGGTGACGCTGGCCGACGGCACCGAATACGATCTCGGCGGCGAGTGGAACACCGTGGAGATGTACCCGTCGCTCTCCGACGCCCTCGGCGTCGTTGTGACACCCGAAACGACCGTGCCGGAATTGCTGAAGCTGGCCGATCGGGTGGGCCTGGAAATTCCGCCGGACAAGGGGTATGGCCACGGCAAACTGGTCGAGGAACTGTGGGAGCACACCTACGGCGACAAGCTGTATGCGCCGACTTTCGTGCGCGACTTCCCGGTGGAGACTTCACCACTGACCCGGGAGCATCGCAGCGAGCCGGGAGTGACCGAGAAGTGGGATCTCTATGTTCGTGGCTTCGAGTTGGCAACCGGCTATTCCGAACTGGTGGATCCCGTGATTCAGCGCGAGCGGTTCATCGATCAGGCGAGATTGGCCGCCCAGGGCGACGACGAGGCCATGCGGTTGGACGAGGACTTCCTCGCGGCGATGGAACATGGTATGCCACCGACAACGGGTACCGGCATGGGAATCGATCGGTTGCTCATGGCCTTGACCGGCATGGGAATCCGGGAAACGATACTGTTCCCAATTGTGCGTCCGACGGCTCGCTGA
- a CDS encoding rhodanese-like domain-containing protein, which yields MTIDAMLENARSQLRRVFAFEMPEAIGRGARLVDIRPQAQRVKEGTLPGALVIERNVLEWRLDPTSSARLASATDHDVEWIVVCSEGYTSSLAAASLQQLGLHRATDLVGGYQALKAAGLLSVAAGAPHIAREAAALASL from the coding sequence TTGACGATCGATGCCATGTTGGAGAACGCGCGGTCGCAGTTGCGGCGGGTCTTCGCGTTCGAGATGCCGGAGGCGATCGGCAGAGGCGCGCGATTGGTCGACATCCGGCCGCAGGCGCAGCGCGTGAAGGAGGGCACGTTGCCCGGCGCGCTGGTGATCGAGCGGAACGTGCTGGAATGGCGGCTGGATCCGACCAGTTCGGCCCGGTTGGCCTCGGCCACCGATCACGACGTGGAATGGATCGTCGTCTGCTCGGAGGGATACACCTCCAGCCTGGCCGCGGCCTCGTTGCAGCAACTGGGATTGCATCGGGCCACCGATCTGGTGGGCGGGTATCAGGCGCTGAAGGCCGCCGGATTGTTGTCGGTCGCCGCGGGCGCCCCGCACATCGCCCGCGAGGCCGCCGCCCTCGCCTCGCTGTAA
- a CDS encoding cysteine dioxygenase family protein, producing MRSSAVSYPARIRASSPAAVPAVAGVRLPTEVTERPVASALPTRLRPADLLRLTDEGAEDVLAGRYDHLFPAGGTWPAGNRWAARLLSDEEVDVWLISWVPDRSTELHDHAGSLGALTVLSGALSEFRWNGTELRQRTLSAGDQASFPLGWVHDVVRAPDQFAGAPEPSNPTLSVHAYSPPLTAMSYYEVTGHGTLRRSRTVLTDQPEGDVK from the coding sequence ATGCGTTCCTCTGCAGTCAGTTATCCCGCGCGTATCCGGGCGTCTTCGCCCGCCGCCGTTCCGGCGGTTGCCGGTGTCCGGCTCCCCACCGAGGTCACCGAGCGACCGGTCGCCTCCGCACTGCCCACCCGGCTGCGCCCGGCCGACCTGTTGCGGCTGACCGACGAGGGCGCCGAGGACGTGCTGGCCGGGCGCTACGACCACCTGTTCCCGGCCGGCGGCACCTGGCCCGCCGGTAACCGCTGGGCCGCCCGGCTGCTCAGCGACGAAGAGGTCGACGTCTGGCTGATCAGCTGGGTTCCCGACCGTTCCACCGAACTGCACGATCACGCGGGTTCGCTCGGCGCGCTCACCGTGCTCAGCGGCGCGTTATCGGAATTCCGTTGGAACGGAACGGAATTACGCCAGCGCACGCTGTCGGCGGGGGACCAGGCGTCGTTCCCGCTCGGCTGGGTGCACGACGTGGTCCGCGCGCCCGATCAGTTCGCCGGCGCGCCCGAACCGTCGAATCCGACGCTGTCGGTGCACGCCTATTCCCCACCGCTCACCGCCATGTCCTACTACGAGGTCACCGGCCACGGCACGCTGCGGCGCTCCCGGACCGTCCTCACCGACCAGCCCGAAGGCGATGTGAAATGA
- a CDS encoding type III pantothenate kinase: MLLTIDVRSTSIEIGLFSGSGEHAKLEQTWRVHTNPLLTADEFAMQVRGLIGDQADRVVGVSALSTVPPVLRELREMLSRYWSHVPHVLVEPGVRTGIPLLVDNPKEVGADRIVNCLAAFHRFDAPAVVVDFGTAICVDLVSAKGEFLGGVIAPGVEIATEAIVERTALRRAELTRPRSVVGKNSMECIQAGAVFGFAGLVDGLIDRIRDELDTFAGDNVVVVATGRTAPLIVPESETIERHEPHLTLDGLRVVFERNLQRRR, translated from the coding sequence ATGTTGCTGACCATCGACGTGCGCAGTACCAGCATCGAGATCGGGCTGTTCTCCGGGAGCGGCGAGCACGCGAAACTCGAGCAGACCTGGCGGGTGCATACCAATCCGCTGCTGACCGCCGACGAATTCGCCATGCAGGTGCGCGGGCTGATCGGCGATCAGGCCGATCGGGTGGTCGGGGTGTCGGCGCTGTCCACGGTGCCGCCGGTGCTGCGCGAGCTGCGCGAGATGCTGAGCCGGTACTGGAGCCACGTGCCGCACGTGCTGGTGGAACCCGGTGTGCGCACGGGCATTCCGCTGCTGGTGGACAATCCGAAGGAGGTCGGCGCCGACCGCATCGTGAACTGCCTGGCCGCCTTTCACCGCTTCGACGCCCCGGCCGTCGTGGTCGACTTCGGCACCGCCATCTGCGTGGATCTGGTGTCGGCGAAGGGCGAGTTCCTCGGCGGCGTGATCGCGCCGGGCGTGGAGATCGCGACGGAGGCGATCGTGGAGCGCACCGCATTGCGCCGGGCCGAGCTCACCAGGCCGCGCTCGGTGGTGGGCAAGAACAGTATGGAGTGCATCCAGGCCGGGGCCGTCTTCGGTTTCGCCGGGCTCGTCGACGGGCTGATCGACCGCATTCGCGACGAACTCGACACCTTCGCCGGTGACAATGTCGTGGTCGTGGCCACCGGTCGGACGGCGCCGCTGATCGTGCCCGAGTCCGAGACCATCGAACGGCACGAACCGCATCTGACGCTGGACGGGCTGCGGGTGGTCTTCGAGCGCAATCTGCAGCGCCGACGCTGA
- the panD gene encoding aspartate 1-decarboxylase — protein MLRTMMKSKIHRATVTHADLHYVGSVTVDPDLLDAADLLEGEQVCIVDIDNGARLETYVIAGERGSGVIGINGAAAHLVHPGDLVILIAYGMLDESELRDYAPRVVFVDECNRAVQLGSDPAHAPEGSGLTSPRSLTPA, from the coding sequence ATGTTGCGCACCATGATGAAATCGAAGATCCACCGCGCCACGGTGACCCACGCCGACCTGCACTACGTCGGCTCGGTGACCGTCGACCCGGACCTGCTGGACGCCGCCGATCTGCTCGAGGGCGAGCAGGTCTGCATCGTCGACATCGATAACGGCGCCCGGCTGGAGACCTATGTGATCGCCGGCGAACGCGGTTCCGGAGTGATCGGAATCAACGGCGCCGCAGCGCATCTCGTGCATCCGGGCGATCTGGTGATCCTGATCGCCTACGGCATGCTGGACGAGTCCGAGCTGCGCGACTACGCCCCGCGCGTGGTGTTCGTGGACGAATGCAACCGCGCGGTGCAGCTGGGCTCCGACCCGGCGCACGCACCGGAGGGCTCGGGCCTGACCTCCCCGCGGTCACTGACCCCGGCGTGA
- the panC gene encoding pantoate--beta-alanine ligase, with translation MSDPMPRQQALRAAYRPGETTVLHDPATVTAVSNALRSAGRKVALVPTMGALHEGHLELVRQARRTNQVVIVSIFVNPLQFGAGEDLDKYPRTLDSDVELLRGEGVELVFAPSAAEMYPDGPRTSVHAGPLGAELEGASRPTHFAGVLTVVAKLFQIARPHETFFGEKDYQQLTLIRQMVRDLNFDLKIVPVATVREHDGLALSSRNRYLDPVQRELATTLSAALAAGRHAGGLGPDAVLDAARAVLDGVSGLDVDYLELRRSDLSPLTAPAPPEWSGNARLLVAARLGGTRLIDNTAVSLARVDGHPTTPHAQPTRANS, from the coding sequence ATGTCCGATCCGATGCCGCGTCAGCAGGCGCTGCGTGCGGCTTACCGGCCCGGCGAGACGACCGTGCTGCACGACCCGGCGACGGTGACAGCGGTCTCGAACGCGCTGCGTTCGGCCGGTCGCAAGGTTGCGCTCGTGCCCACCATGGGTGCGCTGCACGAGGGCCATCTCGAGCTGGTGCGGCAGGCGCGGCGCACCAATCAGGTCGTGATCGTCTCGATCTTCGTGAACCCCTTGCAGTTCGGGGCCGGCGAGGATCTGGACAAGTATCCGCGCACCCTGGACTCCGATGTGGAGTTGCTGCGTGGTGAGGGTGTCGAGCTGGTGTTCGCCCCCAGCGCCGCCGAGATGTACCCGGATGGTCCGCGCACGTCGGTGCACGCGGGACCGCTGGGCGCCGAACTGGAGGGCGCGTCCCGGCCGACGCATTTCGCCGGCGTGCTGACCGTCGTCGCGAAGCTGTTCCAGATCGCCCGCCCGCACGAGACGTTCTTCGGCGAGAAGGACTATCAGCAGCTGACGCTGATCCGGCAGATGGTGCGGGACCTGAACTTCGATCTGAAGATCGTCCCCGTGGCCACGGTCCGCGAGCACGACGGCCTGGCCCTGTCCTCACGCAATCGGTATCTCGATCCGGTGCAGCGCGAACTCGCCACGACCCTGTCGGCGGCGCTGGCAGCGGGCCGGCACGCCGGTGGTCTGGGGCCGGACGCGGTGCTCGATGCCGCGCGCGCCGTGCTGGACGGCGTGTCCGGTCTCGACGTCGACTATCTCGAGCTGCGCCGCTCCGATCTGAGCCCGCTCACCGCGCCCGCTCCGCCCGAGTGGAGCGGAAATGCCCGGCTGCTGGTCGCCGCCCGCCTCGGCGGCACCCGCCTGATAGACAACACGGCCGTCTCCCTCGCGCGCGTAGACGGCCATCCGACCACTCCGCATGCCCAGCCCACCCGGGCGAACTCGTAG